In Rhodanobacter denitrificans, the sequence ATCGGCGTGGTGGCCTGGGCGGTGTTCGCGCGCTGGCTGCACCTGTGGCTGATCGGCATGAGCCCGATGGGCTGAACAGCGGCCGCCGGGGGTGTCGGGAGTCACCCGCGCGGCGGCGCCGGCCTGCGCTACAGTGGGCGCCGTCCAACCCTTCGCGAGGATCACCGCATGGCCGCCTTCCTGCTCTGGCTGTTGCTGCTGGTGTTCTGCTGGCCGCTCGCGCTGCTGGCGCTGGTGCTGTACCCGATCGTGTGGCTGCTGTTGCTGCCGCTGCGCCTGGTCGGCATCACGGTGAGCGCCGTGTTCGCCTTCCTCGGCACACTGCTGATGCTGCCCGCGCGCGTGCTGCGCGGGCGCCCGGTCTGAGCCGCGCCGACACGTGGAAAAACCGCACTCGCCCGCGTGCGAGCGCAACCGCGAACCGATCCTCGGCGTGCTGCGCGCGCATTTCGCCGACCGTCGGCGCGTGCTGGAGATCGGCAGCGGCAGCGGCCAGCACGCGGTGCACTTCGCCGCCGCGCTGCCGCAGCTGAACTGGCAAAGCTCCGATCGCGCGGAATACCTGCCCAGCATCCGCGCCTGGCTGGACGAGGCGGCGCTGCCGAACACACCGCCGCCGCTGGCACTGGACGTCGGCGGTGCCTGGCCGAGCGGCCCGTTCGACGCGGTGTTCAGCGCCAACACCCTGCACATCATGGCCTGGCCCAAGCTGCAGCAGCTGTTCGCGCGCCTGCCTGCGGTCACCACCGGCGATGCCGTGCTGGTGATCTACGGCCCGTTCAACGAGCACGGCCGCTACAGCAGCGACAGCAACGCCGCCTTCGACCAATCGCTGAAGGCCCGCGGCGCGCACATGGGCATCCGCGACGCCGAAGCCGTCGACGCGCTGGCCGCGGCGGCGGGCTTCGCGCTGGTCGACGACGCGGCGATGCCGGCCAACAACCGCTGCCGCGTGTGGCGCCGCGTGCACGGCTGAATCGCCGCCAGCACGGTACGCCTGCACAACCGCGCCGAACCGGGTACAAAGGCGGCATGAAGGCCATCGACACGTTGACCCCCTGTCCCTGCGGCAACCCGGCCGGTTACAGCCAGTGCTGCGGACCGCTGCACGACGGCGCACCCGCTGCCAGCGCCGAACAGCTGATGCGCTCGCGCTACAGCGCCTACGTGCTCAAGCGCGAGGACTACCTGCTGACCAGCTGGCATGCCGACACCCGCCCGGCCTCGCTGCGGCTGGCCGCGCAGCAACCGCCGCCGACCTGGCTGGGGCTGGAGGTGCGCCGCCAGCAGGCCCTCGACGACGACCACGCCACGGTGGAATTCGTTGCCCGCTACCGCCTCGGCGGCGGCCGCGCGCAGCGCCAGCACGAGACCGGCCGCTTCGTGCGCGAAGGCGGCCGCTGGTACTACCACGACGGCGAACTGAAGAGCTGAGCCTCAGAAACCCTGCACGCCGGCCGCGTGCAGGCGGGCGGCTTGCGCGCGAACCGCGGGGCAGTCGAAAAACGCCACCAGCTGGTTCGCGCGGCCGGCGCCGATGCCTTCCATTGCCTGCCAGTCGCCGGCCGCGCGCGCGCTCAGGGCGGCCCAGTCGGGCAGTCCGGCCGCCACGCCGGAGGGCGCGCCCAGCGCCTGCAACCAGCGCGCGAACGGGCGATCGCGCGCCGCGGCAAAGCTGCGCGCCAGCGCCGTCGCACGGCTGGTGCCCAGGCCGGGCACGCCCGCCAGCTGTGCCGGCGTGAGCTCCATCCAGTCCAGCAGGCCATGCACCAGCCCGGCGTCGATCAAGGCCTGCCACGTCTCCGCGCCCAG encodes:
- a CDS encoding DUF938 domain-containing protein, with the translated sequence MEKPHSPACERNREPILGVLRAHFADRRRVLEIGSGSGQHAVHFAAALPQLNWQSSDRAEYLPSIRAWLDEAALPNTPPPLALDVGGAWPSGPFDAVFSANTLHIMAWPKLQQLFARLPAVTTGDAVLVIYGPFNEHGRYSSDSNAAFDQSLKARGAHMGIRDAEAVDALAAAAGFALVDDAAMPANNRCRVWRRVHG
- a CDS encoding YchJ family protein, whose product is MKAIDTLTPCPCGNPAGYSQCCGPLHDGAPAASAEQLMRSRYSAYVLKREDYLLTSWHADTRPASLRLAAQQPPPTWLGLEVRRQQALDDDHATVEFVARYRLGGGRAQRQHETGRFVREGGRWYYHDGELKS